In Candidatus Desulforudis audaxviator MP104C, a genomic segment contains:
- a CDS encoding transglycosylase SLT domain-containing protein, whose amino-acid sequence MRRTGRYARRTFFLVLVGGMLVAALGFAAGGIALGPPSPRETKPGAPAQREFLASVSEELHHVLLLEKLLEKSPRESEAGLFELSRRADAVGYLANLELARRYREAGQDPWAFYHRALSLHDSAPVRRELASWLEEAGRQAEAREHYLLLLPDEKALQALLRLEQDLPALAEELLKRELWTEAARVLEPLLEGPEGPRLERPYLRALVGMQRYGEALPRLERYWRENPADLEMGWWYARCLEVAGRREAAFVVYGRLGAKGSYRRGVILEQWGRLPEAAIAFSSAPEADGRWRGARLWEQLGRPDKALPLYVALGREPGRLQDDAAFRAYVLLSRKGDPLAEDFLTYLTTHPAWMDRLGKEPRWVEEAALGAAIPAFLKRAEAYRQSGRGELAQLELRIGVRLASLPEKLALGEWYLEEGHYFAGVGLGIEVLGEHPCARAYRVAYPRPFAEPVLKAAADYGLDPRLLWAVMREESHFRPGAVSRAGARGLMQIMPGTGEYIARQKGVAFEVDDLFDPETNIRFGAFYLASMLKSFRGDLDRALAAYNAGPGNAGRWSRSPLGQDPHGFPTAVTFAETREYITKVRNSYLAYLWLYGESDSRP is encoded by the coding sequence ATGAGACGTACGGGCAGGTATGCACGAAGAACCTTCTTTCTGGTACTGGTCGGGGGTATGCTCGTGGCCGCCCTTGGCTTCGCCGCCGGGGGGATCGCCCTGGGGCCGCCGTCCCCGCGAGAGACGAAGCCGGGGGCGCCTGCCCAGAGGGAGTTTCTCGCCAGCGTGTCGGAGGAGCTGCACCACGTGCTTCTGCTGGAGAAGCTGCTGGAAAAATCCCCCCGGGAGAGTGAGGCGGGGCTTTTCGAGCTTTCCCGCCGGGCAGATGCCGTGGGGTATCTGGCCAACCTCGAACTGGCTCGCCGCTACCGGGAGGCAGGCCAAGACCCCTGGGCCTTCTATCACCGGGCCCTTTCCCTGCACGACTCGGCGCCGGTGCGCCGGGAATTGGCTTCCTGGCTGGAAGAGGCAGGACGCCAAGCGGAGGCGCGGGAACACTACCTCTTGCTCCTGCCGGACGAAAAGGCCCTGCAGGCGCTTTTGCGCCTTGAGCAGGATCTCCCGGCCCTGGCCGAGGAACTGCTGAAAAGAGAGCTCTGGACCGAGGCGGCCCGGGTCCTGGAGCCGCTGCTGGAGGGCCCCGAGGGCCCCCGGTTGGAGCGGCCCTACCTTAGGGCCCTGGTGGGGATGCAGCGGTACGGGGAGGCCCTGCCCCGCCTGGAAAGGTACTGGCGGGAAAACCCGGCCGATCTGGAGATGGGGTGGTGGTACGCCCGCTGTCTGGAAGTCGCCGGCCGGAGGGAAGCCGCCTTCGTGGTGTACGGTCGCCTGGGGGCAAAGGGCAGCTACCGCCGGGGGGTCATCCTGGAGCAGTGGGGGCGGCTGCCAGAGGCGGCCATCGCCTTCAGCTCGGCCCCGGAGGCCGACGGCCGGTGGCGGGGAGCGCGGCTCTGGGAACAGTTGGGCCGCCCTGATAAGGCCCTTCCCCTTTACGTGGCCCTGGGCCGCGAGCCGGGGCGCTTGCAGGACGACGCTGCCTTCCGGGCCTACGTTCTCCTGTCCAGGAAAGGAGACCCGCTAGCGGAAGACTTCCTGACCTACCTCACCACCCATCCGGCCTGGATGGACCGCCTGGGGAAGGAGCCCCGCTGGGTGGAGGAGGCGGCGCTGGGGGCGGCCATCCCAGCCTTCTTGAAGAGGGCTGAAGCCTACCGGCAGTCCGGCCGGGGGGAACTCGCCCAACTGGAGCTCCGGATCGGAGTCCGGCTGGCTTCCCTTCCGGAGAAGCTGGCCCTGGGAGAATGGTACCTGGAGGAGGGTCACTACTTCGCCGGGGTCGGGCTGGGGATAGAGGTGCTCGGGGAACACCCCTGTGCCCGGGCTTACCGGGTGGCCTATCCGCGGCCGTTCGCGGAACCGGTCTTAAAGGCCGCGGCCGACTATGGGCTCGATCCCCGCCTCCTGTGGGCCGTGATGCGGGAGGAAAGCCATTTTCGGCCCGGGGCCGTCTCCCGGGCGGGGGCGCGGGGGCTGATGCAGATCATGCCCGGTACGGGGGAATACATCGCCCGGCAGAAGGGAGTGGCCTTCGAAGTGGACGACCTGTTCGACCCGGAGACCAACATCCGCTTCGGGGCTTTTTACCTGGCGTCCATGCTGAAGTCGTTCAGGGGCGACCTCGACCGGGCGCTGGCCGCGTACAACGCCGGCCCGGGCAACGCCGGGCGCTGGAGCAGGTCGCCCCTGGGGCAGGACCCGCACGGCTTCCCCACGGCCGTCACTTTCGCGGAAACCCGGGAGTACATCACCAAGGTGAGGAATTCCTATCTCGCCTACCTGTGGCTTTACGGGGAAAGTGACAGCCGGCCCTGA